From a region of the Opisthocomus hoazin isolate bOpiHoa1 chromosome 21, bOpiHoa1.hap1, whole genome shotgun sequence genome:
- the LOC104332600 gene encoding myosin heavy chain, skeletal muscle, adult-like, whose product MASSDSEMAVFGEAAPFLRKSEKERIEAQNKPFDAKSSVFVAHPKESFVKGTIQSRESGKVTVKTEAGETLTVKDDQVFSMNPPKYDKIEDMAMMTHLHEPAVLYNLKERYAAWMIYTYSGLFCVTVNPYKWLPVYNPEVVLAYRGKKRQEAPPHIFSISDNAYQFMLTDRENQSILITGESGAGKTVNTKRVIQYFATIAASGEKKKEEQQSGKMQGTLEDQIISANPLLEAFGNAKTVRNDNSSRFGKFIRIHFGATGKLASADIETYLLEKSRVTFQLKAERSYHIFYQITSNKKPELIDMLLITTNPYDFHFVSQGEITVPSIDDQEELMATDSAIDILGFTADEKTAIYKLTGAVMHYGNMKFKQKQREEQAEPDGTEVADKAAYLMGLNSADLLKALCYPRVKVGNEYVTKGQTVQQVNNSVGALAKAVYEKMFLWMVVRINQQLDTKQPRQYFIGVLDIAGFEIFDFNSFEQLCINFTNEKLQQFFNHHMFVLEQEEYKKEGIEWTFIDFGMDLAACIELIEKPMGIFSILEEECMFPKATDTSFKNKLYDQHLGKSSNFQKPKPAKGKAEAHFSLVHYAGTVDYNISGWLEKNKDPLNETVIGLYQKSSVKTLALLFASYGGADAEAGGGKKGGKKKGSSFQTVSALFRENLNKLMTNLRSTHPHFVRCIIPNETKTPGAMEHELVLHQLRCNGVLEGIRICRKGFPSRVLYADFKQRYKVLNASAIPEGQFIDSKKASEKLLGSIDVDHTQYKFGHTKVFFKAGLLGLLEEMRDEKLAQLITRTQARCRGFLMRVEYQRMVERRESIFCIQYNVRAFMNVKHWPWMKLFFKIKPLLKSAESEKEMANMKQEFEKTKEELAKSEAKRKELEEKMVKLVQEKNDLQLQVQAEADALADAEERCDQLIKTKIQLEAKVKEVTERAEDEEEINAELTAKKRKLEDECSELKKDIDDLELTLAKVEKEKHATENKVKNLTEEMAALDETIVKLTKEKKALQEAHQQTLDDLQAEEDKVNTLTKAKTKLEQQVDDLEGSLEQEKKLRMDLERAKRKLEGDLKLAHDSIMDLENDKQQLDEKLKKKDFEISQIQSKIEDEQALGMQLQKKIKELQARIEELEEEIEAERTSRAKAEKHRADLSRELEEISERLEEAGGATAAQIDMNKKREAEFQKMRRDLEEATLQHEATAATLRKKHADSTAELGEQIDNLQRVKQKLEKEKSELKMEIDDLASNMESVSKAKANLEKMCRTLEDQLSEIKTKEEEHQRMINDLNAQRARLQTEAGEYSRQVEEKDALISQLSRGKQAFTQQIEELKRHLEEEIKAKNALAHALQSARHDCDLLREQYEEEQEAKGELQRALSKANSEVAQWRTKYETDAIQRTEELEEAKKKLAQRLQDAEEHVEAVNAKCASLEKTKQRLQNEVEDLMIDVERSNAACAALDKKQKNFDKILAEWKQKYEETQAELEASQKESRSLSTELFKMKNAYEESLDQLETLKRENKNLQQEIADLTEQIAEGGKAIHELEKVKKQIEQEKSEIQAALEEAEASLEHEEGKILRLQLELNQVKSEIDRKIAEKDEEIDQMKRNHLRVVESLQSSLDAEIRSRNEALRLKKKMEGDLNEMEIQLSHANRVAAEAQKNLRNTQAVLKDTQIHLDDALRTQEDLKEQVAMVERRANLLQAEIEELRAALEQTERSRKLAEQELLDATERVQLLHTQNTSLINTKKKLETDIAQIQSEMEDTIQEARNAEEKAKKAITDAAMMAEELKKEQDTSAHLERMKKNLDQTVKDLQHRLDEAEQLALKGGKKQIQKLEARVRELEGEVDAEQKRSAEAVKGVRKYERRVKELTYQSEEDRKNILRLQDLVDKLQMKVKSYKRQAEEAEELSNVNLSKFRKIQHELEEAEERADIAESQVNKLRVKSREFHSKKIGEEE is encoded by the exons ATGGCCTCTTCAGACTCTGAGATGGCTGTCTTTGGGGAGGCAGCTCCCTTTCTCCGAAAGTCAGAGAAGGAGAGAATCGAGGCCCAGAACAAGCCTTTTGATGCCAAGTCATCAGTCTTTGTGGCCCATCCTAAAGAATCCTTTGTGAAAGGGACAATCCAGAGCAGGGAATCAGGGAAGGTCACTGTCAAGACTGAAGCTGGAGAG ACCTTGACTGTGAAGGATGATCAGGTCTTTTCCATGAACCCTCCCAAGTATGATAAAATAGAGGACATGGCCATGATGACCCACCTCCACGAACCCGCTGTGCTGTACAACCTCAAAGAGCGTTATGCAGCCTGGATGATCTAC ACCTACTCGGGTCTCTTCTGTGTCACTGTCAACCCCTACAAGTGGCTGCCGGTGTACAACCCGGAGGTGGTGTTGGCCTACCGAGGCAAGAAGCGCCAGGAGGCCCCTCCACAcatcttctccatctctgacAACGCCTATCAGTTTATGCTGACTG ATCGCGAGAACCAGTCGATCCTGATCAC CGGAGAATCCGGAGCAGGGAAGACTGTGAACACAAAGCGTGTCATCCAGTACTTTGCAACAATTGCAGCGAGcggggagaagaagaaggaggaacagCAGTCAGGCAAAATGCAG GGAACGCTTGAGGATCAAATCATCAGCGCCAACCCACTGCTGGAGGCCTTTGGAAACGCCAAGACCGTGAGGAATGACAACTCCTCACGCTTT GGCAAATTCATCAGAATCCACTTTGGAGCCACAGGCAAACTGGCTTCTGCTGACATTGAAACTT atctgctggagaagTCCAGAGTCACTTTCCAGCTCAAGGCGGAAAGAAGCTACCACATATTTTATCAGATCACCTCCAACAAGAAGCCAGAGCTAATTG ACATGCTCCTCATTACCACCAACCCTTATGATTTCCACTTTGTGAGTCAAGGTGAAATCACTGTTCCCAGCATTGATGACCAGGAGGAACTGATGGCTACAGAT AGTGCCATTGACATCCTGGGCTTCACTGCTGATGAGAAGACGGCCATCTACAAGCTGACAGGGGCTGTCATGCACTATGGGAACATGAAGTTCAAGCAGAAACAGcgagaggagcaggcagagccggATGGCACAGAAG tgGCTGACAAGGCTGCCTATCTGATGGGTCTGAACTCAGCTGACCTGCTCAAGGCGCTGTGCTATCCCCGAGTCAAGGTGGGGAATGAATATGTAACCAAGGGTCAAACTGTGCAGCAG GTGAATAATTCAGTGGGTGCTCTAGCGAAGGCTGTCTATGAGAAGATGTTCTTGTGGATGGTTGTTCGTATCAACCAACAGCTGGATACCAAGCAACCCAGACAGTACTTCATTGGTGTCCTGGACATTGCTGGCTTTGAGATCTTTGAT TTCAATAGCTTTGAGCAGCTGTGCATCAACTTCACCAATGAGAAACTGCAACAGTTCTTCAACCACCACATGttcgtgctggagcaggaggagtacAAGAAGGAAGGAATTGAATGGACATTCATTGACTTTGGGATGGATCTGGCTGCCTGCATTGAGCTCATTGAGAAG CCTATGGGCATCTTCTCCATCCTGGAAGAGGAGTGCATGTTCCCCAAGGCAACTGACACCTCTTTCAAGAACAAGCTCTATGACCAGCATCTGGGCAAGTCCAGCAACTTCCAGAAGCCCAAGCCTGCCAAAGGCAAGGCTGAGGCCCACTTCTCCCTGGTGCACTATGCTGGCACAGTGGACTACAACATCTCTGGCTGGCTTGAGAAGAACAAAGACCCTCTGAATGAAACTGTCATTGGGTTGTACCAGAAATCATCCGTGAAGACACTGGCCTTACTCTTTGCCTCCTATGGTGGAGCAGATGCAG AGGCTGGTGGTGGCAAAAAGGGTGGCAAAAAGAAGGGTTCTTCTTTCCAGACTGTCTCAGCTCTTTTCCGG GAGAACTTAAACAAGCTGATGACCAATCTACGGAGCACTCACCCCCATTTTGTCCGTTGCATCAtcccaaatgaaacaaaaactccTG GTGCCATGGAGCATGAACTGGTACTTCACCAGCTGCGGTGTAACGGCGTGCTGGAAGGCATCAGAATTTGCAGGAAAGGTTTCCCCAGCAGAGTTCTCTATGCTGACTTCAAACAGAG ATACAAGGTGCTTAATGCCAGTGCTATCCCAGAGGGACAGTTCATTGATAGCAAGAAGGCTTCCGAGAAGCTTCTTGGATCAATCGATGTGGACCATACCCAGTACAAATTTGGTCACACCAAG GTGTTCTTCAAAGCTGGGCTGCTGGGACTCCTGGAGGAGATGAGGGATGAGAAGCTGGCACAGCTCATCACTCGCACACAGGCCAGGTGCAGGGGCTTCCTGATGAGAGTGGAGTACCAGAGGATGGTGGAGAGGAG GGAGTCCATCTTCTGCATCCAGTACAATGTCCGTGCATTCATGAATGTCAAGCACTGGCCCTGGATGAAGCTGTTCTTCAAGATCAAGCCCTTGCTGAAGAGTGCAGAATCTGAGAAGGAGATGGCCAACATGAAACAAGAGTTTGAGAAAACCAAGGAAGAGCTTGCAAAGTCTGAGGCcaagaggaaggagctggaggagaaaatgGTGAAACTGGTGCAGGAGAAAAATGACCTGCAGCTCCAAGTGCAGGCT GAAGCTGATGCTTTGGCTGATGCTGAGGAAAGGTGTGACCAGctgatcaaaaccaaaatccagcTGGAAGCCAAAGTTAAAGAGGTGACTGAAAGGGCCGAGGATGAGGAAGAAATTAATGCCGAGCTGACGGCCAAGAAGAGGAAACTGGAGGATGAATGTTCCGAGCTGAAGAAAGATATTGACGATCTTGAGTTAACACTGGCCAAGGTTGAGAAGGAAAAACATGCCACTGAAAATAAG GTGAAAAACCTCACGGAGGAGATGGCAGCCCTGGACGAGACCATTGTGAAGctgacaaaagagaagaaagcccTCCAAGAGGCCCATCAGCAGACACTGGATGacctgcaggcagaggaggacaaAGTCAACACGCTGACCAAAGCTAAAAccaagctggagcagcaagtGGATGAT CTGGAAGGGTCCCTGGAGCAAGAGAAGAAACTGCGCATGGACCTTGAGAGAGCTAAGAGGAAACTCGAAGGAGACCTGAAGCTGGCCCATGACAGCATAATGGATTTGGAGAATGATAAGCAGCAGCTggatgagaaactgaagaa GAAAGACTTTGAAATCAGCCAAATCCAGAGCAAAATCGAGGATGAGCAAGCCCTGGGCATGCAATTACAGAAGAAGATCAAGGAGCTGCAG GCTCGTATTGAGGAACTGGAGGAGGAAATTGAGGCAGAGCGAACCTCTCGCGCAAAAGCAGAGAAGCATCGGGCTGACCTCTCCAGGGAGCTAGAGGAGATCAGCGAGCGCCTGGAAGAGGCAGGAGGGGCTACTGCAGCTCAGATTGATATGAACAAGAAGCGTGAGGCAGAATTTCAGAAGATGCGCCGTGACCTCGAAGAGGCCACGCTGCAGCACGAAGCCACGGCTGCCACCCTGCGGAAGAAGCATGCGGACAGCACAGCTGAGCTTGGAGAGCAGATCGACAACCTGCAACGAGTgaagcagaagctggagaaggagaagagtgAGCTGAAGATGGAGATTGATGACTTGGCCAGTAACATGGAATCTGTCTCCAAAGCCAAG GCAAACCTGGAGAAAATGTGTCGTACTCTGGAAGACCAGCTAAGTGAGATTAAGACAAAAGAAGAGGAGCATCAGCGCATGATCAATGATCTCAATGCTCAAAGAGCTCGTCTGCAGACAGAAGCAG GTGAATACTCACGCCAGGTGGAAGAAAAAGATGCTTTGATATCACAGCTATCCAGAGGCAAACAGGCATTTACACAACAGATTGAggaattaaaaagacatttagaggaagaaataaag GCCAAGAATGCCCTGGCCCACGCCTTGCAGTCTGCTCGCCATGACTGTGACTTGCTCCGGGAACAATATGAGGAGGAGCAGGAAGCCAAGGGGGAGCTGCAGCGCGCTCTGTCCAAGGCCAACAGCGAAGTGGCCCAGTGGAGAACCAAATACGAGACGGATGCTATTCAGCGcacagaggagctggaggaggccaA GAAGAAGCTGGCACAGCGCCTGCAGGATGCGGAGGAACACGTCGAAGCTGTGAATGCCAAATGTGCCTCcctggaaaagacaaagcagaggctgcagaaTGAAGTGGAGGACTTGATGATTGACGTGGAGCGATCCAACGCTGCCTGCGCAGCACTGGATAAGAAGCAGAAGAACTTTGACAAG ATCCTGGCAGAGTGGAAGCAGAAGTATGAGGAAACGCAGGCTGAGCTGGAAGCCTCCCAGAAGGAGTCTCGCTCTCTCAGCACGGAGCTGTTTAAGATGAAGAATGCGTATGAGGAGTCCTTGGACCAACTGGAAACACTGAAGCGTGAGAACAAGAACTTGCAGC AGGAGATTGCTGACCTGACGGAGCAGATTGCTGAGGGAGGAAAGGCGATTCATGAGCTGGAGAAAGTCAAGAAGCAGATTGAGCAGGAGAAATCTGAAATCCAGGCTGCTCTGGAGGAAGCTGAG GCCTCCCTAGAACATGAAGAGGGCAAGATCCTGCGCCTGCAACTTGAGCTCAACCAGGTGAAGTCTGAGATTGACAGGAAGATAgcagagaaagatgaggagattgACCAGATGAAGAGAAACCACCTCCGAGTCGTGGAGTCCTTGCAGAGCAGCCTGGACGCTGAGATCAGGAGCAGGAACGAAGCCCTGCGGCTGAAGAAGAAGATGGAGGGAGACCTGAATGAAATGGAGATCCAGCTGAGCCATGCCAACCGCGTGGCTGCAGAGGCACAGAAGAACCTGAGAAACACACAGGCAGTGCTCAAG GACACCCAGATACACTTGGACGATGCTCTGAGGACACAGGAGGACCTGAAGGAGCAGGTGGCCATGGTGGAGCGCAGAGCAAACCTGTTGCAGGCTGAAATTGAGGAGCTAcgggcagccctggagcagacagAGCGGTCGAGGAAattggctgagcaggagcttctGGATGCCACTGAACGTGTGCAGCTCCTCCATACCCAG AACACCAGCTTGATCAACACCAAGAAGAAGCTGGAAACAGACATTGCCCAAATTCAGAGTGAAATGGAGGATACGATCCAGGAAGCTCGCAATGCTGAAGAGAAGGCCAAGAAGGCCATCACAGAT GCAGCCATGATGGcagaagagctgaagaaggagcaggacaccAGCGCCCACCTGGAGAGGATGAAGAAGAACCTGGACCAGACAGTGAAGGACCTACAGCACCGtctggatgaggctgagcagctggCACTGAAGGGAGGCAAGAAGCAAATCCAGAAGCTGGAGGCCAGA GTGCGGGAGCTGGAAGGGGAGGTTGATGCTGAGCAGAAGCGCAGCGCTGAAGCCGTGAAGGGTGTGCGCAAGTACGAGCGGAGGGTGAAGGAGCTGACCTACCAG TCTGAGGAAGACCGGAAGAATATTCTCAGGCTGCAGGATCTGGTGGACAAGCTGCAAATGAAGGTGAAATCCTACAAGAGACAGGCTGAGGAGGCC GAGGAGCTGTCCAATGTCAACCTCTCCAAGTTCCGCAAGATCCAGCACGAGCTGGAGGAAGCCGAGGAGCGGGCTGACATTGCGGAGTCGCAGGTCAACAAGCTCCGAGTGAAGAGCCGAGAGTTTCACAGCAAGAAGATAGGAGAGGAAGAGTGA